A region from the uncultured Holophaga sp. genome encodes:
- a CDS encoding GatB/YqeY domain-containing protein — MLERLQADLKTSMLAKDTLRTQVLRMALAAYKNEAVAKGLSPQGVLSEPDALAVVKRLVKSREDSVEQFLKAGQVERAESEKAEIALLMPYMPTMLEGAELEAAVKTAIAECGASTKKDMGLVMKALQAAHGGAYDGKSASQLVQSLLN; from the coding sequence ATGCTCGAACGCCTCCAAGCAGACCTCAAGACCTCCATGCTGGCCAAGGACACGCTCCGTACCCAGGTCCTCCGCATGGCCCTCGCCGCCTACAAAAACGAGGCCGTGGCCAAGGGGCTGAGCCCCCAGGGCGTGCTGAGCGAGCCGGACGCCCTGGCGGTCGTCAAGCGCCTGGTGAAGAGCCGGGAGGACAGCGTTGAGCAGTTCCTCAAAGCCGGTCAGGTCGAGCGGGCCGAGTCTGAAAAGGCCGAGATCGCCCTGCTCATGCCCTATATGCCCACCATGCTGGAGGGGGCCGAGCTCGAGGCCGCCGTCAAGACCGCCATCGCCGAATGTGGCGCCAGCACCAAGAAGGACATGGGTCTGGTCATGAAGGCCCTCCAGGCCGCCCATGGGGGTGCCTATGATGGCAAGTCCGCCAGCCAGCTCGTCCAGTCCCTCCTGAACTGA
- a CDS encoding chemotaxis protein CheX, whose translation MNVAVINPFVESTLRSLDMMASVHAEKVGIELKEDLITTYDISAIIGLTGETSGSIIISMPEQLACKVASNMLMEDITSMNKSVEDAIGEIGNIVVGDARRALIQEGFSLNISIPTVVIGSGHKISRSGDIPCIAIPFSTEYGEFEVNVGLRD comes from the coding sequence ATGAACGTTGCTGTCATCAATCCCTTTGTCGAGTCCACCCTGCGCAGCCTTGACATGATGGCCAGCGTCCATGCGGAAAAAGTCGGGATCGAGCTCAAGGAAGACCTGATCACCACCTACGACATTTCCGCCATCATCGGCCTCACCGGCGAGACCTCCGGCTCCATCATCATCTCCATGCCCGAACAGCTGGCCTGCAAGGTGGCCTCCAACATGCTCATGGAAGACATCACCAGCATGAACAAGTCGGTGGAGGACGCCATCGGTGAGATCGGCAACATCGTAGTGGGTGACGCCCGCCGGGCCCTCATCCAGGAGGGCTTCTCCCTCAACATCTCCATCCCCACCGTGGTCATCGGCTCGGGCCACAAGATCAGCCGCTCCGGCGACATCCCTTGCATCGCCATCCCCTTTTCCACCGAGTACGGGGAGTTTGAGGTGAATGTCGGACTGCGGGACTGA
- a CDS encoding redox-sensing transcriptional repressor Rex: MRMEPVPEPTLRRLPRYYHLLRRLQENGQEIVSATMMGESLGIHHTQVRKDLAATGSVGKPKVGHRVDDLIQSIEKFLNWNNSSDAFLVGAGNLGLALLGYQGFEKAGIKIVAAFDSNPTRVGQQYQGVTILPVEKFEDLAKRMHISIGIITVPESRAQEVANMMVRAGIQAIWNFAPPALDLPSSVIVENVELYSSLAIISRKLAERHRNQSRSFPSTSE, translated from the coding sequence ATGAGAATGGAGCCCGTCCCGGAACCGACCCTGAGGCGCCTTCCCCGGTACTACCATCTGCTCCGCCGTCTCCAGGAGAACGGCCAGGAGATCGTCTCTGCCACCATGATGGGCGAGTCGTTGGGCATCCACCACACCCAGGTCCGCAAGGACCTCGCCGCCACGGGCAGCGTGGGCAAGCCCAAGGTCGGCCATCGGGTCGATGACCTGATCCAGTCCATCGAGAAGTTCCTCAACTGGAACAACTCCTCTGACGCCTTCCTGGTGGGAGCAGGCAACCTTGGGCTTGCCCTCCTGGGCTACCAGGGCTTCGAGAAGGCTGGCATCAAGATCGTGGCGGCCTTCGACAGCAACCCGACCCGGGTGGGCCAGCAATACCAGGGGGTGACCATCCTCCCCGTGGAGAAGTTCGAGGACCTGGCCAAGCGCATGCACATCTCCATCGGCATCATCACGGTCCCGGAGTCGCGGGCCCAGGAGGTCGCCAACATGATGGTGCGGGCGGGCATCCAGGCCATCTGGAACTTCGCCCCCCCCGCGCTGGATCTCCCTTCCAGCGTTATCGTCGAGAATGTGGAGCTCTACTCCAGTCTGGCGATCATCTCCCGGAAGCTGGCCGAGCGTCATCGGAACCAGTCCCGGAGTTTCCCCTCCACCTCGGAGTAG
- a CDS encoding [Fe-Fe] hydrogenase large subunit C-terminal domain-containing protein, with the protein MTFQKPIYTEQGYCRDCYKCVRHCPVKAIRIENNQASIIPDRCIYCGICVDACPVGAKRVRDDLNRAKLLVRRKERLVASLAPSFVSEFPGVRPGQLIHALKELGFHAVSEAALAAEEVSAFCADLSRESQDSLFISTTCPTIVELIRKYYPHLTPHLTPVLSLMGAHARMLRREMGDDIGIVYMGPCISRKLESDDTGMKVDVALDFALLRQWFEDRGIVLEEVVEGAEDVFTPRRSRDGALYPISGGMLKSMETCGGLGRVQTMAFSGVQHIMTALEDIQESDRETPLFLELLACDGGCVNGPRSHKRSGTAAKILEIRKYADLPVSTLRKPSLDITRSFEPSPVQARVPSREEMQATLRRLGKNATSDELDCGGCGYDTCRALAAALLDGRAEPSMCVTYMRELASNKANALMASMPCGVVIVDDGLNLVECNRKFAEILGGDNVDVFDARPGMAGADLTKIAPFHRLFRTTLEDGKAILRDLRVGGLILRVSVFPIEPGRVVGGIVYDITQPLGERELIIQKAEEVIRKNVTTVQQIAYLLGENAAETEMILASIIDSFKVRTDSSSGKGGR; encoded by the coding sequence GTGACCTTCCAGAAGCCGATCTACACAGAGCAGGGCTACTGCCGGGACTGCTACAAGTGCGTCCGGCACTGCCCGGTGAAGGCCATCCGCATCGAGAACAACCAGGCCTCCATCATCCCGGACCGCTGCATCTACTGCGGCATCTGCGTGGATGCCTGCCCGGTGGGTGCCAAGCGAGTCCGGGATGACCTCAATCGAGCCAAGCTCCTGGTGCGCCGCAAGGAGCGCCTGGTGGCCTCCCTCGCGCCCAGCTTCGTCTCGGAGTTCCCTGGGGTGCGCCCCGGACAGCTCATCCATGCACTCAAAGAGCTGGGCTTCCATGCGGTCTCCGAGGCTGCCCTGGCGGCTGAAGAGGTCTCCGCCTTCTGTGCCGACCTGTCCCGGGAGAGCCAGGACAGCCTCTTCATCAGCACTACCTGTCCCACCATTGTGGAGCTGATCCGGAAGTACTACCCCCACCTGACGCCCCACCTGACGCCTGTCCTCTCCCTCATGGGCGCCCACGCACGGATGTTGCGCCGGGAGATGGGCGACGACATCGGCATCGTCTACATGGGGCCCTGCATCTCCCGGAAGCTGGAATCGGACGACACGGGCATGAAGGTGGATGTGGCCCTTGACTTCGCCTTGCTGCGCCAATGGTTCGAAGACCGGGGCATCGTCCTCGAGGAAGTGGTGGAAGGAGCTGAGGATGTCTTCACCCCCCGACGGAGCCGGGATGGTGCCCTCTACCCCATTTCCGGCGGCATGCTGAAGAGCATGGAGACCTGTGGCGGGCTCGGGCGCGTCCAGACCATGGCCTTCTCCGGTGTCCAGCACATCATGACGGCGCTGGAGGACATCCAGGAGTCGGATAGGGAGACCCCTCTCTTCCTGGAGCTCCTGGCCTGCGATGGCGGCTGCGTGAACGGTCCCCGCAGCCACAAGCGCAGCGGCACCGCCGCCAAGATCCTCGAGATCCGAAAATATGCAGATCTTCCGGTCTCCACCCTGCGGAAGCCTTCTCTGGACATCACCCGGAGTTTCGAACCCTCTCCGGTCCAGGCGCGGGTCCCGTCCCGGGAAGAGATGCAGGCCACCCTGAGGCGTCTGGGCAAGAATGCCACCAGCGATGAGCTGGACTGCGGCGGGTGCGGATACGACACCTGCCGGGCTCTGGCGGCCGCGCTTCTGGATGGCCGTGCGGAACCCAGCATGTGTGTCACCTACATGCGCGAGTTGGCCTCCAACAAGGCCAATGCGCTCATGGCCTCCATGCCCTGTGGGGTGGTCATCGTCGATGACGGACTGAACCTGGTGGAGTGCAATCGCAAGTTCGCCGAGATCCTCGGCGGTGACAATGTGGATGTCTTCGATGCCCGTCCGGGCATGGCAGGGGCTGATCTGACCAAGATCGCCCCCTTCCACCGCCTCTTCAGGACAACCCTGGAGGACGGCAAGGCCATCCTGAGGGATCTCAGGGTGGGTGGCCTCATCCTGCGGGTCTCCGTCTTCCCCATCGAGCCCGGGCGGGTGGTCGGCGGCATCGTCTATGACATCACCCAGCCTCTGGGCGAGCGGGAACTGATCATCCAGAAGGCCGAGGAGGTGATTCGCAAGAATGTCACCACGGTGCAGCAGATCGCCTATCTCCTGGGCGAGAACGCTGCTGAGACGGAGATGATCCTCGCTTCCATCATCGACTCCTTCAAGGTGCGGACCGACAGCTCCTCGGGCAAGGGGGGGCGCTAG
- a CDS encoding SpoIIE family protein phosphatase, translating into MSQSRHFIEVDHYQEKKNGQMACGDVFLSQKVDEGQRVISVLADGLGSGIKAAVLANLTTTMALKFSANDVNLTRAASTIMETLPVCKVRGIAYSTFTVVDMDRHGHTRIVEYDNPAFILLRDGATRQVPKSTMPIKTDLERESRLMITNFIARPGDRIVVFSDGVVQAGVGQGITPLGWGIESVKAYLEQVVRDRPNISGRQLARNLVHRALAHDNFKAKDDISCGVIYYRKPREVLVFTGAPVRKERDADLATAALEFEGKKIICGGTTATILSRELNRPLLMDLSDLDPNIPPVSQMEGFELVTEGAITLAALARMLDREENPDLLHPNAVTRLAGVLLDSDIIHFKVGTKINEALQDPSLPEDLDIRRNIIRHLQRTLSEKFLKEVHVSFV; encoded by the coding sequence ATGTCCCAGAGCCGGCACTTCATCGAGGTGGACCACTATCAGGAGAAGAAGAACGGGCAGATGGCCTGCGGCGATGTCTTCCTCTCCCAGAAGGTGGACGAGGGGCAGCGGGTGATCTCAGTCCTGGCGGACGGCCTGGGCAGTGGTATCAAGGCCGCTGTGCTGGCCAATCTCACCACCACCATGGCGCTGAAGTTCTCGGCCAACGATGTGAACCTCACCAGGGCAGCCAGCACCATCATGGAAACCCTGCCGGTCTGCAAGGTCCGGGGCATCGCCTACTCGACCTTCACGGTGGTGGACATGGACCGCCATGGGCACACCCGCATTGTCGAGTACGACAACCCTGCCTTCATCCTCCTCCGGGACGGCGCTACCCGGCAGGTGCCCAAGTCCACGATGCCCATCAAGACCGATCTGGAGCGGGAGTCCCGGCTCATGATCACCAACTTCATTGCCAGGCCCGGGGACCGGATCGTGGTCTTCTCCGATGGCGTGGTACAGGCAGGTGTCGGGCAGGGGATCACCCCCCTGGGTTGGGGCATCGAGTCGGTGAAGGCCTACCTGGAGCAGGTGGTGCGGGACCGGCCCAACATCTCCGGCCGCCAGTTGGCGAGGAATCTGGTGCACCGCGCTCTGGCCCACGACAACTTCAAGGCCAAGGACGACATCTCCTGCGGGGTCATTTACTACCGCAAGCCCCGGGAAGTCCTGGTCTTCACCGGGGCCCCTGTCAGGAAGGAGCGCGATGCGGATCTGGCCACCGCCGCTCTGGAGTTTGAAGGGAAGAAGATCATCTGCGGGGGGACCACTGCCACCATCCTCTCCCGGGAGTTGAACCGGCCCCTGCTCATGGATCTCAGCGATCTGGACCCCAACATCCCCCCGGTCTCCCAGATGGAGGGTTTCGAGCTGGTGACCGAAGGGGCCATCACCTTGGCCGCCCTGGCCCGCATGCTGGATCGGGAGGAGAACCCCGACCTGCTCCACCCCAACGCGGTGACCCGTCTGGCGGGGGTACTCCTGGACAGCGACATCATCCACTTCAAGGTGGGCACCAAGATCAATGAAGCACTCCAGGATCCCAGCCTCCCTGAGGACCTGGACATCCGGCGCAACATCATCCGCCACCTGCAGCGCACCCTCAGCGAGAAGTTCCTGAAGGAAGTGCATGTGAGCTTCGTGTAG
- a CDS encoding (2Fe-2S) ferredoxin domain-containing protein, producing the protein MTRNKELPKEIVVCMGSACFSRGNVKSVQIIQSYLQEKGLDKDVKVTGTLCQDACKEGPNVCFGGSCLCKVDPSTLQDLLDEQFGYK; encoded by the coding sequence ATGACCCGCAACAAGGAGCTTCCCAAGGAAATCGTCGTCTGCATGGGGAGCGCCTGTTTCTCGCGGGGCAACGTGAAGTCCGTCCAGATCATCCAGAGCTACCTGCAGGAGAAAGGCCTCGATAAGGATGTCAAGGTCACGGGAACCCTCTGTCAGGATGCCTGCAAGGAGGGGCCCAACGTCTGCTTCGGGGGATCATGCCTCTGCAAGGTGGATCCCTCCACGCTCCAGGATCTGTTGGACGAGCAATTCGGATACAAGTAG